The following proteins come from a genomic window of Canis lupus dingo isolate Sandy chromosome 20, ASM325472v2, whole genome shotgun sequence:
- the TCF3 gene encoding transcription factor E2-alpha isoform X5: MNQPQRMAPVGTDKELSDLLDFSMMFPLPVANGKGRPASLAGAQFGGSGLEDRPSSGSWGAGDQNSSSFDPSRTYGDGTHFSEPHGSLSSSTFLGPGLGGKGTERSAYGTFGRDTGVGGLSQAGFLPSELALGSPGPLSPSGTKGGSQYYSYPGHPRRRAADSGLDTQPKKVRKVPPGLPSSVYPSSSGDDYGRDTAAYPSAKTPGSAYPTPFYMADGSLHPSAELWSPSGQAGFGPMLGGGSSPLPLPPAGGSSVGSGSSGGFGSLHQHERMGYQLHGAEVNGGLPAVSTFSSGPAAAYASVSSHTPPVSGADGLMGSRGTTAGSSGDALGKALASIYSPDHSSNNFSSSPSTPVGSPQGLAGTSQWPRPGAPGALSPSYDGGLHSLQNKMEDHLDEAIHVLRSHAVGAAADVHGLLPGHGALAPSFTGPVLPLAGRHTGLVGGGHSDDALSASGLLHNHVGLPSQPGALPDLTRPPDSYSGLGRAGAVSGASEIKREEKEDEENASVADNSEEEKKELKPPRTRTSPDEDEDDLLPPEQKAEREKERRVANNARERLRVRDINEAFKELGRMCQLHLNSEKPQTKLLILHQAVSVILNLEQQQYGGGAVPGGERPEGPGEAHGQ; the protein is encoded by the exons ATGAACCAGCCGCAGAGGATGGCGCCCGTGGGCACAGACAAGGAGCTCAGCGACCTGCTGGACTTCAGCATG atGTTCCCGCTGCCGGTGGCCAACGGCAAGGGCCGGCCCGCCTCCCTGGCTGGCGCCCAGTTTGGAGGCTCAG GTCTGGAGGACCGGCCCAGCTCGGGCTCCTGGGGCGCCGGCGACCAGAACAGCTCCTCCTTTGACCCCAGCCGG ACCTACGGTGACGGCACTCACTTCAGTGAGCCCCACGGCAGCCTCTCTTCATCCACATTCCTGGGCCCCGGGCTTGGAG GCAAGGGCACTGAGCGCAGCGCGTACGGCACCTTTGGGAGAGACACGGGTGTTGGCGGCTTGAGTCAG GCTGGCTTCCTGCCCAGCGAGCTGGCCCTCGGCAGCCCCGGGCCCCTGTCCCCTTCAGGCACCAAGGGCGGCTCCCAGTATTACTCCTACCCCGGCCACCCTCGGCGGAGAGCCGCGGACAGCGGACTGG ACACGCAGCCCAAGAAGGTCCGGAAGGTGCCGCCCGGTCTCCCGTCCTCG GTGTACCCCTCCAGCTCAGGTGATGACTACGGCAGGGACACGGCTGCCTACCCGTCCGCCAAGACCCCTGGCAGCGCCTATCCCACCCCCTTCTACATGGCAG ATGGCAGCCTACACCCTTCGGCCGAGCTCTGGAGTCCCTCGGGCCAGGCGGGCTTTGGCCCCATGCTGGGTGGGGGCTCAtcgcccctgcccctcccgccaGCTGGTGGCAGCTCCGTGGGTAGTGGCAGCAGCGGAGGGTTCGGCAGCCTGCACCAGCACGAGCGCATG GGCTACCAGCTACACGGAGCAGAGGTGAACGGCGGGCTCCCGGCAGTGTCCACCTTCTCCTCGGGCCCCGCAGCCGCCTACGCCAGTGTCTCCAGCCACACGCCCCCCGTCAGCGGGGCCGACGGCCTCATGG GCTCCCGCGGGACAACTGCCGGCAGCTCTGGGGATGCCCTCGGGAAGGCGTTGGCCTCG ATCTACTCCCCGGATCACTCAAGCAATAACTTCTCCTCCAGTCCCTCGACCCCCGTGGGCTCCCCCCAGGGCCTAGCAG ggacGTCGCAGTGGCCCCGACCAGGAGCCCCCGGTGCCTTATCGCCCAGCTATGACGGGGGTCTCCACAGCCTG CAGAACAAGATGGAAGACCACCTGGATGAGGCCATCCACGTGCTGCGCAGCCACGCGGTGGGCGCTGCGGCGGACGTGCATGGGCTGCTCCCTGGCCACGGAGCGCTGGCCCCCAGCTTCACTGGCCCCGTCTTGCCGCTGGCCGGGCGACACACTGGCCTG GTGGGAGGCGGCCACTCGGATGACGCCCTCTCGGCCAGCGGCCTCTTGCACAACCACGTCGGCCTTCCCAGCCAGCCCGGCGCCCTGCCTGACCTCACCCGGCCACCAGACTCCTACAGTG GACTTGGGCGTGCTGGGGCCGTCTCAGGTGCCAGTGAGATCAAACGGGAGGAGAAGGAGGACGAGGAGAATGCGTCAGTGGCCGACAActcagaggaggagaagaaggagttGAAGCCCCCCCGGACCCGGACCAG cccggacgaggacgaggacgacCTTCTCCCCCCAGAGCAGAAGGCTGAGCGGGAGAAGGAGCGCCGGGTGGCCAATAACGCGCGGGAGCGGCTGCGGGTCCGAGACATCAATGAGGCTTTTAAGGAGCTGGGGCGCATGTGCCAGCTGCACCTCAACAGTGAGAAGCCCCAGACCAAACTGCTCATCCTGCACCAGGCCGTGTCGGTCATCCTGAATCTGGAGCAGCAG CAGTACGGAGGAGGTGCTGTCCCTGGAGGAGAAAGACCTGAGGGACCGGGAGAGGCGCATGGCCAATAA
- the TCF3 gene encoding transcription factor E2-alpha isoform X9, which translates to MGRSLPAQAAGLEDRPSSGSWGAGDQNSSSFDPSRTYGDGTHFSEPHGSLSSSTFLGPGLGGKGTERSAYGTFGRDTGVGGLSQAGFLPSELALGSPGPLSPSGTKGGSQYYSYPGHPRRRAADSGLDTQPKKVRKVPPGLPSSVYPSSSGDDYGRDTAAYPSAKTPGSAYPTPFYMADGSLHPSAELWSPSGQAGFGPMLGGGSSPLPLPPAGGSSVGSGSSGGFGSLHQHERMGYQLHGAEVNGGLPAVSTFSSGPAAAYASVSSHTPPVSGADGLMGSRGTTAGSSGDALGKALASIYSPDHSSNNFSSSPSTPVGSPQGLAGTSQWPRPGAPGALSPSYDGGLHSLQNKMEDHLDEAIHVLRSHAVGAAADVHGLLPGHGALAPSFTGPVLPLAGRHTGLVGGGHSDDALSASGLLHNHVGLPSQPGALPDLTRPPDSYSGLGRAGAVSGASEIKREEKEDEENASVADNSEEEKKELKPPRTRTSPDEDEDDLLPPEQKAEREKERRVANNARERLRVRDINEAFKELGRMCQLHLNSEKPQTKLLILHQAVSVILNLEQQVRERNLNPKAACLKRREEEKVSGVVGDPQMVLSAAHPGLSEAHNPAGHM; encoded by the exons ATGGGTAGGAGTTTGCCAGCACAGGCAGCTG GTCTGGAGGACCGGCCCAGCTCGGGCTCCTGGGGCGCCGGCGACCAGAACAGCTCCTCCTTTGACCCCAGCCGG ACCTACGGTGACGGCACTCACTTCAGTGAGCCCCACGGCAGCCTCTCTTCATCCACATTCCTGGGCCCCGGGCTTGGAG GCAAGGGCACTGAGCGCAGCGCGTACGGCACCTTTGGGAGAGACACGGGTGTTGGCGGCTTGAGTCAG GCTGGCTTCCTGCCCAGCGAGCTGGCCCTCGGCAGCCCCGGGCCCCTGTCCCCTTCAGGCACCAAGGGCGGCTCCCAGTATTACTCCTACCCCGGCCACCCTCGGCGGAGAGCCGCGGACAGCGGACTGG ACACGCAGCCCAAGAAGGTCCGGAAGGTGCCGCCCGGTCTCCCGTCCTCG GTGTACCCCTCCAGCTCAGGTGATGACTACGGCAGGGACACGGCTGCCTACCCGTCCGCCAAGACCCCTGGCAGCGCCTATCCCACCCCCTTCTACATGGCAG ATGGCAGCCTACACCCTTCGGCCGAGCTCTGGAGTCCCTCGGGCCAGGCGGGCTTTGGCCCCATGCTGGGTGGGGGCTCAtcgcccctgcccctcccgccaGCTGGTGGCAGCTCCGTGGGTAGTGGCAGCAGCGGAGGGTTCGGCAGCCTGCACCAGCACGAGCGCATG GGCTACCAGCTACACGGAGCAGAGGTGAACGGCGGGCTCCCGGCAGTGTCCACCTTCTCCTCGGGCCCCGCAGCCGCCTACGCCAGTGTCTCCAGCCACACGCCCCCCGTCAGCGGGGCCGACGGCCTCATGG GCTCCCGCGGGACAACTGCCGGCAGCTCTGGGGATGCCCTCGGGAAGGCGTTGGCCTCG ATCTACTCCCCGGATCACTCAAGCAATAACTTCTCCTCCAGTCCCTCGACCCCCGTGGGCTCCCCCCAGGGCCTAGCAG ggacGTCGCAGTGGCCCCGACCAGGAGCCCCCGGTGCCTTATCGCCCAGCTATGACGGGGGTCTCCACAGCCTG CAGAACAAGATGGAAGACCACCTGGATGAGGCCATCCACGTGCTGCGCAGCCACGCGGTGGGCGCTGCGGCGGACGTGCATGGGCTGCTCCCTGGCCACGGAGCGCTGGCCCCCAGCTTCACTGGCCCCGTCTTGCCGCTGGCCGGGCGACACACTGGCCTG GTGGGAGGCGGCCACTCGGATGACGCCCTCTCGGCCAGCGGCCTCTTGCACAACCACGTCGGCCTTCCCAGCCAGCCCGGCGCCCTGCCTGACCTCACCCGGCCACCAGACTCCTACAGTG GACTTGGGCGTGCTGGGGCCGTCTCAGGTGCCAGTGAGATCAAACGGGAGGAGAAGGAGGACGAGGAGAATGCGTCAGTGGCCGACAActcagaggaggagaagaaggagttGAAGCCCCCCCGGACCCGGACCAG cccggacgaggacgaggacgacCTTCTCCCCCCAGAGCAGAAGGCTGAGCGGGAGAAGGAGCGCCGGGTGGCCAATAACGCGCGGGAGCGGCTGCGGGTCCGAGACATCAATGAGGCTTTTAAGGAGCTGGGGCGCATGTGCCAGCTGCACCTCAACAGTGAGAAGCCCCAGACCAAACTGCTCATCCTGCACCAGGCCGTGTCGGTCATCCTGAATCTGGAGCAGCAGGTGCGAG agcgTAAC